The following are encoded in a window of Struthio camelus isolate bStrCam1 chromosome Z, bStrCam1.hap1, whole genome shotgun sequence genomic DNA:
- the LOC104152021 gene encoding galactose-1-phosphate uridylyltransferase-like isoform X2 → MCFHPWSDLTLPLMSPAEIRAVVDEWAELAAELGATYPWVQIFENKGAMMGCSNPHPHCQIWASSFLPNEAQLEERTQREYLSQHGVPMLLEYAEQEARRKERLVVENADWLVVVPYWATWPFETLLLPRRHVCRLQDLREGERDSLASIMQRLLIKYDNLFEISFPYSMGWHGAPTGPHLEEDCGHWQLHAHYYPPLLRSATVRKFMVGYEMLAQAQRDLTPEQAAERLRNLPEVHYKRRPKEEAS, encoded by the exons ATGTGCTTCCACCCCTGGTCGGACCTGACGCTGCCCCTCATGTCGCCGGCCGAGATCCGGGCCGTGGTCGACGAGTGGGCCGAGCTCGCGGCCGAGCTGGGTGCCACCTACCCCTGGGTGCAG ATCTTCGAGAACAAGGGAGCCATGATGGGCTGTTCCAACCCTCATCCCCACTGCCAG atCTGGGCCAGCAGTTTCCTCCCGAATGAGGCCCAGCTGGAAGAGCGGACCCAACGGGAGTACCTGAGCCAGCATGGCGTGCCCATGCTGCTGGAGTACGCCGAGCAGGAGGCTCGCAGGAAG GAGCGGCTGGTGGTGGAGAACGCGGACTGGCTGGTCGTGGTGCCCTACTGGGCCACGTGGCCTTTCGagaccctgctgctgccccgcCGTCACGTCTGTCGCCTGCAGGACCTCCGTGAGGGCGAGAGGGACA GCCTGGCGTCCATCATGCAGAGGCTTCTCATCAAGTATGACAACCTCTTTGAAATCTCCTTCCCCTACTCCATGGGCTGGCATG GAGCCCCCACGGGCCCTCACCTGGAGGAGGACTGTGGGCACTGGCAGCTCCATGCCCACTATTACCCACCCCTGCTCCGCTCCGCCACCGTCCGCAAGTTCATGGTCGGCTACGAGATGCTCGCCCAGGCGCAGAGAGACCTCACCCCGGAGCAG GCTGCCGAGCGCCTGAGGAACCTCCCCGAAGTGCACTACAAGCGGAGGCCCAAGGAGGAGGCATCGTGA
- the LOC138064408 gene encoding sigma non-opioid intracellular receptor 1: MGVPGPRALRAGLALGALALVLQGLRAWLAAKRYEFQAAEIAQLARHHAGLDHELAFSKIIVELRKKHPGHILPDEDLQWVFVNAGGWMGSMCLLHASLTEYVLLFGTAVDTGGHSGRYWADISDTVISGTFRQWKEGTTRSEIYYPGDTIVHQAGEATSVQWSAGTWMVEYGRGFIPSTLAFALADTLFSTQDFVTLFYTLRVYAKGLLLEANAFFSTMAC, encoded by the exons atgggggtgccggggccgcgggcgctgcgggccgggctgGCGCTGGGCGCCCTGGCGctggtgctgcaggggctgcgggccTGGCTCGCCGCCAAGCGCTACGAGTTCCAGGCGGCCGAGATCGCCCAGCTCGCCCGGCACCACGCCG GGCTGGACCACGAGCTGGCTTTCTCCAAGATCATCGTGGAGCTGCGGAAGAAGCACCCGGGCCACATCCTGCCGGACGAGGACCTGCAGTGGGTGTTCGTGAACGCGGGCGGCTGGATGGGCTCCATGTGCCTCCTGCACGCCTCGCTCACCGAGTACGTGCTGCTCTTCGGCACAGCCGTCGACACCGGCGGCCACTCGG GTCGGTACTGGGCGGATATCTCTGACACCGTCATCTCGGGGACCTTCCGGCAGTGGAAAGAGGGAACCACCAGAAGTGAGATCTACTATCCAG GGGACACCATCGTGCACCAGGCGGGAGAGGCCACGTCCGTGCAGTGGAGTGCGGGCACCTGGATGGTGGAGTACGGCCGAGGCTTCATCCCCTCCACGCTCGCCTTTGCCCTGGCTGACACCCTCTTCAGCACTCAGGACTTTGTCACCCTCTTTTACACCCTGCGGGTCTACGCCAAGGGCCTGCTCTTGGAAGCCAATGCCTTCTTCAGCACCATGGCTTGCTAA
- the LOC104152021 gene encoding galactose-1-phosphate uridylyltransferase-like isoform X1, translating into MRAGAGPRSAMEAAGCFRASEHQHARYNPLRADWVLVSAHRVRRPWQGQLEKPPAEDVARWDPSNPLCPGAARANGEVNPRYESTFVFSNDFPALRPDAPEPGGGDHPLFRTAAARGACKVMCFHPWSDLTLPLMSPAEIRAVVDEWAELAAELGATYPWVQIFENKGAMMGCSNPHPHCQIWASSFLPNEAQLEERTQREYLSQHGVPMLLEYAEQEARRKERLVVENADWLVVVPYWATWPFETLLLPRRHVCRLQDLREGERDSLASIMQRLLIKYDNLFEISFPYSMGWHGAPTGPHLEEDCGHWQLHAHYYPPLLRSATVRKFMVGYEMLAQAQRDLTPEQAAERLRNLPEVHYKRRPKEEAS; encoded by the exons ATGAgagccggggcggggccgcgcagcgCTATGGAGGCGGCCGGGTGCTTCCGGGCCAGCG AGCACCAGCACGCTCGCTACAACCCGCTGCGGGCCGACTGGGTGCTGGTGTCGGCCCACCGCGTCcggcggccctggcaggggcagctgGAGAAGCCGCCCGCCGAGGACGTGGCCCGCTGGGACCCGAGCAACCCGCtgtgccccggcgccgcccgggccAACGGCGAG GTGAACCCCCGGTACGAGAGCACGTTCGTCTTCAGCAACGACTTCCCCGCGCTGCGGCCGGACGCCCCCGAGCCCG GCGGCGGCGACCACCCCTTGTTCCggacggcggcggcccggggagcGTG CAAGGTGATGTGCTTCCACCCCTGGTCGGACCTGACGCTGCCCCTCATGTCGCCGGCCGAGATCCGGGCCGTGGTCGACGAGTGGGCCGAGCTCGCGGCCGAGCTGGGTGCCACCTACCCCTGGGTGCAG ATCTTCGAGAACAAGGGAGCCATGATGGGCTGTTCCAACCCTCATCCCCACTGCCAG atCTGGGCCAGCAGTTTCCTCCCGAATGAGGCCCAGCTGGAAGAGCGGACCCAACGGGAGTACCTGAGCCAGCATGGCGTGCCCATGCTGCTGGAGTACGCCGAGCAGGAGGCTCGCAGGAAG GAGCGGCTGGTGGTGGAGAACGCGGACTGGCTGGTCGTGGTGCCCTACTGGGCCACGTGGCCTTTCGagaccctgctgctgccccgcCGTCACGTCTGTCGCCTGCAGGACCTCCGTGAGGGCGAGAGGGACA GCCTGGCGTCCATCATGCAGAGGCTTCTCATCAAGTATGACAACCTCTTTGAAATCTCCTTCCCCTACTCCATGGGCTGGCATG GAGCCCCCACGGGCCCTCACCTGGAGGAGGACTGTGGGCACTGGCAGCTCCATGCCCACTATTACCCACCCCTGCTCCGCTCCGCCACCGTCCGCAAGTTCATGGTCGGCTACGAGATGCTCGCCCAGGCGCAGAGAGACCTCACCCCGGAGCAG GCTGCCGAGCGCCTGAGGAACCTCCCCGAAGTGCACTACAAGCGGAGGCCCAAGGAGGAGGCATCGTGA